The window AGAAGCCCGAGAACGCTGCCGCGGACGAATTCGAACCGGTGTGAGAAAAGCCCGGATCGCCGACGACGCGCCGTCATCGCCGCGTCGTCTGCGACGCATCATATGCAAGCTGAATATACAAGCCGACCTGCAACCAGGGAGAGCGCCATGACGCAGCAGAACATCAAGGACAACATGGAGATCATCGGCGCCGACGGCGTGCATGTCGGCACCGTCGATCACGTCGAAGGCAACCGCATCAAGCTCAAGAAGAGCGAAAGCGACGGCTTCCACAAGGGCCATCACCACTATATCGAGCTCGGCTTCGTTGCCGGTGTCGAAGGCTCCAAGGTGCGGCTCTCCGCCAACGCCGCCATTGCGGTGACCCTCGAGGAGGAGAAGTCCGGAAAGCCGGTTGGTCCGTCCGCGGAAGCCTAGCAATCCGGGCTCTTGTAAAGGCTCCGATGGCATGCTCCTCTCCCCTGTCTGGACGTCGATCCGGCGTCCAGTCCAGACCTTTTTCGCGTGAAAGTGCCGTTAGTTAAGGAGAGATGCGTGCCATCAGCCGTTCCGCAACCGGTCGCTGCGAAGCTGACGCGCGCGGCCATCTTCCTTGCGGTCACGATCAAGCCCAATCCGGAATATGATACGGTGGTGCGGTCGCTGTGTGCCGATCTGGCTGCGCTGGTGCGCGCGGTCGGCTTCCGCGATCTCGAGGGCCGGCTGTCCTGCGTCATGGGCATCGGCTCGGATGCGTGGGACCGGCTGTTCGGTGCGCCGAAGCCGCAAGGTCTGCATCCGTTCCGCGAGATCAACGGCGTC of the Bradyrhizobium quebecense genome contains:
- a CDS encoding DUF2171 domain-containing protein, giving the protein MTQQNIKDNMEIIGADGVHVGTVDHVEGNRIKLKKSESDGFHKGHHHYIELGFVAGVEGSKVRLSANAAIAVTLEEEKSGKPVGPSAEA